In bacterium, a single window of DNA contains:
- a CDS encoding outer membrane lipoprotein-sorting protein, producing the protein MKILLKILLIILILTSSLIAQELTAEQIITKVNDLMNQESVYGKMTMTIVTTSGKKRTFEYESWSKDSGEKNLIRYTRPARVKGQAMLMLNNADDIWAYFPRTKRVRKLATHAKKQKMQGSDFSYEDMGSGSAFITDFTAKRLKDDKIEGYDCYKLELTRNRDSNSHYSRMIMWVIKDNFLPVVMDYYDEENPNLCLKRLVQYDIKDIDGVPTGMKMTMYNKTDNTQTSMEILTCKYNAPLKDEMFTERGLKK; encoded by the coding sequence ATGAAAATTTTATTGAAAATTTTATTGATAATTTTAATTCTAACATCATCTCTAATTGCTCAGGAACTAACCGCTGAACAAATTATCACAAAAGTAAACGACCTGATGAATCAGGAATCCGTCTATGGCAAAATGACTATGACTATTGTAACTACATCAGGAAAGAAGCGCACCTTTGAATACGAATCCTGGAGTAAAGACAGTGGTGAAAAAAACTTGATTCGTTACACCCGTCCCGCACGTGTAAAGGGGCAGGCGATGCTTATGCTCAATAATGCAGATGATATCTGGGCATATTTCCCGCGCACAAAAAGAGTTCGTAAATTAGCTACTCACGCCAAAAAACAAAAAATGCAGGGCAGCGATTTTAGTTATGAAGATATGGGCTCAGGCAGTGCCTTTATTACTGATTTTACTGCCAAACGTCTTAAAGATGATAAAATAGAGGGTTATGATTGCTACAAACTCGAACTGACGCGAAACAGAGACAGCAATAGCCATTATTCTCGCATGATTATGTGGGTTATCAAAGATAATTTTTTACCGGTGGTGATGGATTATTATGATGAGGAAAATCCCAACTTGTGTCTCAAACGCCTTGTTCAATATGACATCAAAGACATAGATGGTGTTCCAACGGGTATGAAAATGACTATGTACAATAAAACAGACAATACCCAAACCAGCATGGAAATTTTGACCTGTAAATATAATGCTCCATTGAAAGATGAAATGTTTACTGAAAGGGGATTGAAGAAATGA